From the genome of Streptomyces sp. V2I9:
CCCGACGGCAAGCGGGTGGACTCCGGCGGCTTCTACGCGATGGCCACCAACGCCGACGGCTCGGTCAACCAGGCCGGCATCGACACCTTCGCGGACTCGGCCGTCGACTTCATCAAGAAGTACGGCTTCAACGGCGTCGACATCGACTACGAGTACGCGACCACGATGAAGGACGCGGGCAACCCGCTGGACCACACGCTGTCCAACGGCCGCCGCGCCGGGCTGGTCAAGGGCTACGACGCCCTGATGAAGACGCTCCGCGAGAAGCTCGACCGCGCGGGCGCCGCCGACGGCAAGCATTACCTGCTGACCGTCGCCGCCCCCTCCTCCGGCTACCTGCTGCGGGGCATGGAGACGTACCAGATGCAGAAGTACCTGGACTACGTCAACATCATGTCCTACGACCTGCACGGCGCCTGGAACGAGTACGTCGGCCCGAACGCCTCCCTGTTCGACGACGGCAAGGACGCCGAACTGGCCCAGGCGAGCGTGTACTCCACCTCGCAGTACGGCGGGACCGGCTACCTCAACACCGACTGGGCCTACCACTACTTCCGCGGCTCGATGCCGGCCGGCCGGATCAACATCGGCCTGCCGTACTACACCCGCGGCTTCAAGAACGTGCAGGGCGGCACCGACGGGCTGTGGGGCCGGGCGGCCACGACCGACTGCCCGGCGGGCGCGGGGCTGACCAAGTGCGGTGACGGCGCGGTCGGCATCGACAACCTCTGGCACGACAAGGACACGGGCGGCAAGGAATCGCCCGCCGGTTCCAACCCGATGTGGCACGCGAAGAACCTGGAGAAGGGCATCGTCGGGGACTACGTCACGGACTACGGCTTCCCGGCGAACACCCGGCTGACCGGCACGTACGCCCGCAAGTACGACTCCACGCTGGTCGCCCCGTGGCTGTGGAATGCCGAGAAGAAGGTGTTCCTCTCCACCGAGGACGAGCAGTCGGTGAAGGCCAAGGCCGACTACGTCGTGGACAAGGGCATCGGCGGCACGATGATCTGGGAGCTGGCCGGCGACTACCGGTGGAACGCCGCCAAGGGCCAGTACGAGAGCGGTGACACGCTGACGACCGCGATGTACGACGCGTTCAAGTCGGCCTCCCCGTACGGCGCGAAGCGCTCCACGATCGACCTGCCCACCCAGGCCGTGAACATCGACGTCTCCTTCGGGCAGTTCCCGCTGGGCGACTCCAACTACCCGATCAGCCCCAAGCTGAAGATCACCAACCGGACCAAGGCCACCCTGCCCGGCGGTACGGAGTTCCAGTTCGACTACTCCACCTCCGCCCCGGCCAACGCCAAGGACCAGTCCGGCTTCGGCACGACGATCGTCCGCAGCGACCACAAGGCGGCCAACAACATCGGCGGTCTCAAGGGCGACTACAACCGCGTCTCGCTGAAGCTCCCGGCCTGGCAGACCCTGGCCCCCGGCGCCTCGGTGGAGCTGGACTTCGTCTACTACCTGCCCACGTCCACGCCGTCGAACTGGACCGTCACCTTCGGCGGGAAGTCCTACTCCCTCGCCGGTGACCTGGCCCGCGGCACCACCGTGGTCGAGCCCGGCACCGGGACCGGCCCCACGCCGACGCCGGACCCGACCGGCCCGACCCCGAGCCCGTCCCCGACCCAGCCGGGCGGCACCTGCACGGCCCCGGCCTGGAGCGCGGCCACCGAGTACGGCGGCGGCTCGACCGTCAGCCACGGCGGCCACCAGTGGAAGGCGTCGTGGTGGACGAAGGGCGAGACGCCCGGATCGACCGGCCAGTGGGGCGTCTGGAAGGACCTCGGCGCCTGCTGACCCCTCCGGCCCCCGGGCGGCGGCCCACCCGGCGGCCCGGCCTGAGCGGCCCCACCCCTGCCGGCCGCCGGGCCGCCGGCCGGCCTCGGGCGGAAGGACCTCGGGCCGGGCGTCCGGGCCGGCGCGGAGGGCACGGGCCGGGCGTCCGGGCCGGCGCGAAGGGCACGGGCCGGGCGTCCGGTCGCGCACACGGGGCCCCGGCGGACCGCCGCCGGGCCCTCGCGCGTTCCACGGGGCCGCCCTGCCGGTCAGCCCTCCGGGGCGAACAGCGCGTCCTGCGCCGCGTCCCGCGCGGTGATCAGCGCACCGCGCAGGACGGCCCCGTCGCCCAGCGAACCGGCGCGGACCTCCGTGCGCAGGGGTGACATCGCGGCCAGCCGCTCCTCGACCCGCGCGGCGAGCGCGGCTCCGCCCGCCTGGCCGACGGCCCCCGCCAGCAGGACGCAGCCGGGGTCCAGCACCGACACGACGGCGGCGGCCCCGAGGGCGAGGCGGTCGGCCACCTCCTTCAGGAACGGTTCGCCCGGCTCCCCCGCCTCCAGCGCGGCCCGCAGCGTCTTCACGGCGGCAGCCTCCTCGCCGCCGGCCGGCACCGTGCCGAGGTCCAACAGGCCGTGCGCGGAGGCAAGTTCGCACAGCGCGACCGAGCCGGCGAGGGAGTGGAAGCCTCCTGCGCAGTCGACCGCCGACGGCAGCCCGCTCACGCCGGGGACGGGCAGGAAGCC
Proteins encoded in this window:
- a CDS encoding chitinase C-terminal domain-containing protein, whose translation is MLSPTRARATLLAAGAAVAGLLLSSLAAGPSAAADQNSCRPDGLYQTPGVDVPYCSVYDADGREKMGADHQRRVIGYFTNWRTGKDGKGAYLVPDIPWDKVTHLNYAFAHVDGSNKLSVGPDSADNASTGMTWPGVAGAEMDPALPYKGHFNLLTKYKKQHPNVKTLVSVGGWAETGGYFGPDGKRVDSGGFYAMATNADGSVNQAGIDTFADSAVDFIKKYGFNGVDIDYEYATTMKDAGNPLDHTLSNGRRAGLVKGYDALMKTLREKLDRAGAADGKHYLLTVAAPSSGYLLRGMETYQMQKYLDYVNIMSYDLHGAWNEYVGPNASLFDDGKDAELAQASVYSTSQYGGTGYLNTDWAYHYFRGSMPAGRINIGLPYYTRGFKNVQGGTDGLWGRAATTDCPAGAGLTKCGDGAVGIDNLWHDKDTGGKESPAGSNPMWHAKNLEKGIVGDYVTDYGFPANTRLTGTYARKYDSTLVAPWLWNAEKKVFLSTEDEQSVKAKADYVVDKGIGGTMIWELAGDYRWNAAKGQYESGDTLTTAMYDAFKSASPYGAKRSTIDLPTQAVNIDVSFGQFPLGDSNYPISPKLKITNRTKATLPGGTEFQFDYSTSAPANAKDQSGFGTTIVRSDHKAANNIGGLKGDYNRVSLKLPAWQTLAPGASVELDFVYYLPTSTPSNWTVTFGGKSYSLAGDLARGTTVVEPGTGTGPTPTPDPTGPTPSPSPTQPGGTCTAPAWSAATEYGGGSTVSHGGHQWKASWWTKGETPGSTGQWGVWKDLGAC